From a region of the Zingiber officinale cultivar Zhangliang chromosome 10B, Zo_v1.1, whole genome shotgun sequence genome:
- the LOC122029073 gene encoding classical arabinogalactan protein 9-like: protein MHRRLAPSLSANSRADSSPSPHAPPPKNPPPVLVSVEPRPPDTTSGNLFFSRPPATQLSALTQTPRCRRLSPPASIRTSTPSPHASTRDEPQPPVSSLPCTRAAQATTSSHCPSASSPIYCHLRPRRELASKYTFSLVSFLLILLDLLVD, encoded by the exons ATGCACCGCCGCCTCGCCCCTTCCCTCTCGGCCAACTCGCGCGCCGACTCCTCCCCGAGCCCTCACGCGCCGCCACCCAAAAATCCACCACCGGTCCTCGTCTCTGTTGAGCCACGGCCGCCGGACACCACATCCGGCAATCTCTTCTTCTCGCGACCTCCCGCAACCCAGTTGTCGGCCCTCACGCAAACGCCAAGATGCCGTCGGCTCTCCCCTCCCGCGAGCATCCGGACGTCGACGCCCTCTCCTCACGCCAGCACCCGAGACGAGCCCCAGCCGCCGGTCTCCTCCCTTCCTTGCACGCGAGCAGCACAGGCGACGACCTCTTCTCATTGCCCTAGCGCCAGTAGCCCGATCTACTGCCACCTCCGGCCGCGACGAGAGCTTGCCAGCAAGTACACCTTTAG TTTGGTTTCCTTCTTGCTGATTTTGCTGGATTTGTTGGTGGATTGA